In Capsicum annuum cultivar UCD-10X-F1 chromosome 8, UCD10Xv1.1, whole genome shotgun sequence, the genomic window TTTCGAAGGCACACTTAATTatctttgatcaacattttaatGTATTCCTtcctttcacttttttttgtcattaattttttaattgtatttttacttttacttgtcattttaacatatcaagaaaagacaacttcttttttctattttactcttAGCATTAATTatcttttctccaaattaatttcaaaacacaatgtaaacatcatttaataggaaaACTATGGTAAAATAGTtatgttattaattgtttttcttaatgagtgtgtcaagtcaaaatatgacaagtaaaagcgaacaGAGAGTACTTTTGATTATACTATCTTCGTTTCAGAATAGTTGGTCATTGTTGATTTGacactaaaaatatttattaggaatttatttacGAAATTGATCTTATTAAATATGCTTTGGTAATATAAATTTACGTATTATTACACTTTATGtaatcatttaataataggggtagtATCGGAAGGACACgataaaattttcttgatttcttgaataaaacaattaaattgaagcaaatatttttagtaagagggtcaactattttgaaactagGGAGTATTAGTATGAGAATGATTGCAACTTCCAgcatttttttatatagttttcggctacataaattttaaatttaaaatattaaattaatctactgcaatttaattttgaaattcattCAATTGACCTCGAGAATGaaagtgacaaataaaaataaataaaaaaataatttttaaggagAATGTCAAGTCGTTAATCAATGAAATGGAACAAAGGGAGTAATTAatactacatatatatatttttgtcagTCCTAAGTTGGGGTCTATCGGAAATGGCTTCTCTACTTcaccccagaccccactatgtattgggttcgaaatcgagaaggcataagctattagttgcaaaccattaTGGTGACAATTCAGAAGACACATGCTATTGTGTTATAGACTACATTGTgcatgctattgtgttatgacttGGAGAAAAGAGAGTTGTTCCATATATTAAATTACAAAACCCTTcttttaagaaagaataaacttAACCTAATAGACATCTAATAGGAAAAAAATCATTTCCTACTAGGAAATCATTTCCTTcttttaagaaagaataaacctaACCTAATAAAGATTTAATAGGAAATAGATCTTTTTCTACTTGGAAATTTTTTCTACTAAGAAATACTTTCTGAAATAAAACACAATTATGATAGAATCCAAGTAAGTTAACAAATTCAAGACAAATCTTAACATTAtatatgtggaaatacactggatatattgttgttgGAAAATTTTAGAGGAACACATTGAGGAGTATCCTCCTTTGCCTAGTAAGCATTCAGGGAGGAAACATATCGTGAAAACCTTTACTAATTGAAATGACCTTCATTCAACcaagtgaaaattattttatccaATTATATGAATAACCAACTAAAGTCATTTTTCGGAATAATAAAGTCACGTGATCAAGCAAAGTGGTGACTGGTGATGATTATTTCAACTTGATTTATTCTTCAGTTCATATGTACGTACGTACCTAACAAAAACGAGGAAGCTGAGCTTCGAATTTAATTTGGAATATATGGCATTAGTCAAACGCCTCAAAGCTAACAAAAGGACTAATATCAAGTGTATTAGTACTGTACAATTTTTGCTACGACGCAGTTGACCATAACGGTTACCCTAACTAAAATAACCGTCTGGCAAAATAAAAAAAACGGGTTAGGTATAATAATTAGTTAATGTTGGTTGCTGCTGGCAGCATCAATATAATAAAGATAGAAAACGTAAACAAGAATAATATATTTGCTCAACTTAAAGAAGAACAAACAACAAATAGCTATCATTGGTGGTTTGcttttcaatttttggatgaGTTCACCAAAGCTAGTCATGGCAGTACAAGTCACAAATCCAGAGTATGTTTCAAAGAAGTTTTAAGTTATTCATTATTGGTGGAACCAGAGAcccaaatattttatttcttccttttccAGGTTAAGTTGGCAAGTAGAAAGTCCTAAATTGAACGAATAATATGTAATGTAAGGCTTCCTATTATAATGGTAAGTATTTTTATTCGTTTCAGCCCTAATTTTTAACATGGTATATATTCCAAACACACAAATTTGTTGCCATACGAAATAGTTATTTTTAGGTAGCAATGCATTCTTCTCATCAAATGACACGTGTCTGGTGGACTTTTGAAGATCAAGCACATGATCATCTTTGCGCCATTTCACAGAAAACTGGACTCCTTGCACTTCCCTATTCCAATTTACTCTACTTTTCATAGgccaaaaaaccaaaaaaaaaaaaaaaaaaaaaaagaggcatCTCGAATTAACATTATATATGAATCTAAGCAAGACAAACAAAATGACGGtatattgttgttttttcttaGTTTGTCCAATTGAGGAACTAGTAAGAAGTAACATCATGAACATAGTACTACTACATAATTTATCAATTATCAAGCTCATTTTCATCATCCAAACCAAAACATTTAGGTTCCATAGCATTTCCACAATCAAGTCTTTAGTATGTCGAAGATTAAAATTTACATACGTTGTTATAGCCACCATCCACCTCGGAAGtgaaaaagagtaaaagaaaggAAATTAAAAGAGCACACACATTGGTTCTCTGGACCTGTAAACTACAATTAGGTAAAATTAGAAATCCTGTAAATTCCACAATCCTATCAGCTGTTCCATTCTGTTCCTCTTCCGTAGTTAGCAGTAATTTTGGACTTATAATTACGCCAAAATTACACATATCAGACTATATATTAAGATCTCAACGTAAGGGGTGTACCATCGATCACCCAGCTGCCACTGCATCAGTTCTAGGGTTGGTATCAAGTAGCTGATGAAGTTTTGCTCCAGAGCTGTTGTTCTCATAAACTTCACCCTCCTCATTTGTTCTATCGGAGGAACCAGAATTGTTGACTCTTGCTAGCAGGTTTACTGTTCCAACAGGTTGCAGCCTCTTATCATCAATCCTACCTAAACTCACTTCTTCTGTCTGTCCTAGCTGTTCATTTTTCAGTCTCTCCTGTGCAATCCAAACAAGGATTAACATTTCAATCACACCCTTTAGGATAATGATTCAATAATAATCAGAAAACTGGAAGAAAAACTAAAATGAGACAAACTTATACCATTAAAGCAGCATTGTCTAGCTTCAGTTTCTCTGAGTTCTCAATTAATTTGTTAATCTCGGATTTGAGTGTCATGTTTTCTGCTGTTAAAGACTGAACTCGCACTGCCAATTCTTCAGCTTCAGCCTGAAGGGAGGGGGAAATAAGGAGCAGTTTAGAGATCAGAATGGTAGTCATCCATATTTAAACATCGGCTATATAAACGTATCAATAACCATTGCTTCTATATGCCGTGAGGACACTACCCTCTTACCTGTTTTCTCAATCTTGATCGCCTTGCAGATTCCCGATTAGACTGTTTCCTTTTCTCCCGCTTTAACTCACGCTCATTCTGAACATCGTTACAATGACAGGAATTAGGTTCaaatggaaaaatattttctcataaaATTTAGGAAGAATCGTATAGACACCTGGAGGTCCCTATGAAATAaaccaaaaattatatttcacctGATACTTGTGCTATATACCTGTAACCAGGCTTCATTTGGCAGTGCAGGGCTGAGTGGTGAACCATTAGTTGGGCCAGCTTTCATATGTGCACTGGCAGGATTTCTCATTTCCAAAGTTGTCATGCTAGGAGAAAGTACTGTTCCCGTCACTTTCTCTGCAACCTTACCAGGACTAACAGCGACAATTGCCTTCTCAGCATCATTACTTACTTCGCCACTAGGTTGACATCTTCGTGAGTGACTCTTATCATCACCAGCTATTTGAAATAGAAGAACCAACAGATCAGCAAATGCATTTACTTTGTATAAAatccaataaaaaataaaaagcaatgTTGATGGATACACAGCAAGTCCCCAACATAatcaatgcatgctaaatccaGAAGTGGGTGAATATCTACAAGAGAAAGGTCTAGAAGTTTGATCATATCACTTCCAGACATTTCGTTTAGACGTTAAGAGCTAAATTTATCAAAGCTACAAAACCTTAATTAATAATGCCCTATGTCATTCTGCAATGTAACACGACTAGATAAGTACTTTTTTTGCATGACATATATGGCAATAGTCACAAGCCTAGTGCCATAGAATACTCAAGTAGGGAACAATAAATGGAACGAAATTTCAGTTTGCGGCAGAGTTCTTCCACAATTTCTTCTATCGCTTCTAAACTGTCAATTAAATGAAAAACTGAGAGATCAAACTCTTACAGTTATCAGGAGTTGTCTCACAGCTCCTTTTCTTACTTCTCTCACTGACCTAGAATGCAAAAAGAATCATATTAGTATCTACTACTTTCATTCAATGCATACAAATCTACTAAATTGAGATGCATAGATTTATCATTAGAAAAGCACATACCCCAACTCCATTTGTGTTGCTTCCATCAGTTGAACCTTCAGTTTCCCCACTGGTCATAGCATGAAAACAAAAGGTTAGTTTAAGTCGTTCAAGAAtaagaaagacaaaaaatattGTCAATAATGCAGGACCAGAATTGGAAAATAATCAGATTCTGTAAGAGTTGAGCATTTTGCTGAAATAACTGGACAGGACCTTTTAACTTATTTTGTGTCTGTAACAAATATATCTTTAATACTATTGATAACTCACAAACCTCTGTGAATGTCCGTTGTCCGTTCCACCCTCAACATTGTCAGCACTGCCATTTCCTAGCGACATTGCCAGACCCTCAAATTCCTTCAGCTTTTTCATCAAGCCTCGCTCAGAATTCCCTGAGGACTTAGCAGAAGCATCTAAACTCAAAGAAGCACCATCCTACAAATATAGAGTGATGTAGTCTTTATCGAATTTCTGGGTCATACATTGAACTAACAGCAACAAATTGGAGCGTAAGGCCATTCTGAAAGAAATAAGTTCATATATACTGAAAGGCTTTAATTAAGAATTGGCACACATACCATGGCCTGGCTGACAGCAGGAGATGTTGCCATACCATGACTAGGAGGATGAGATCCCTGgaattaaaaaaagaacaaacaaaTACGATCGATAAGATAGGTGAATGTGCACCATAGATAAGCAGTCATATTGCTGAATACATGGTTGTTAAAACAAGTAAGCTCTGGTGCAAATACAGTACTTAAAGCAGTCGAACAAAAGTTCCGTGTTCCACAGGAGACGGAATGGTTCAACTTTTATATGACAAACCTCGATAATGAACACAAAGATACAGAACCAGTATTTGTTAATAAACTAAAACGAGATCTTGttgcatcattatttttaatgaatttaacAAACACCTAACTTCACTGGACAAGATTATTATTCATCTTCAAGGGTTAATTCCTGAATCAGTTAGCTAcagtgtttatcgacctggagaaggcctacgacaaaatccccagggaggtgctttggagatgcttggaggtgagtggagtaccgctggcatatatcagagcaatcaaggatatgtatgatggagcgaaaactaaggtgaggacggcgggagaagactcagagcatttcactgtccggacagggttgcatcagggatctactcttagtccctttttgtttgcattggtgatggatgtgttgacgcggcgcattcaaggggaggtgccgtggtgtatgctttttgcagatgatgtagttctgatagataagactcgagggggtgtgagtgacaaattagaggtgtggaggcaaactcttgagtctaaagggttcagagtgagcagaagcaagacagagtatgtggaatgcaagtttaatgacgtgaggcgagagaatgaggtagtagtgaagctggaatcacaggaggtaggtaagagggagagtttcaagtatctcgggtccgtgatccagagtaacggtgagattgaagaggatgtctcgcaccgtattggggcgggatggatgaagtggaagctcgcgtcgggggtgctgtgtgataagaaggtgccgcccaagcttaaaggcaaattctacagggcggtagtccgtccggccatgttgtatggagcggagtgttggccagttaagaactcccacatccaaaagatgagggtggcagaaaagcggatgttgcgctggatgtgtgggctgactagaggggatagagttcggaatgagatcatccgggagaaggttggtgtgattccagtggagtgcaagatgcgggaagcccgattgagatggttcggacacgtgaagaggaggggcatggatgccccggtccgtaggtgcgagaggctagcgttggatggttttaggcggggtaggggtaggttgaagaagtactggggtgaggtgattaggcgggacatggagcagttacagctcaccgaggacatgaccctaaataggaaggtctggaggacgcgaattagggcagaggactagggccagtttgagtcgctagtgtagggaattgcttggtgggggtttattctTGTTAAGAGTCCGTGTtctatgttttattatgaatctgtgtgctttcctctgttttatattacttatgggtgccgtatttatgttatgtaatcttgtgctgtgctttactatgtgtttgtgtggtatcttgtgtcttgagccgggggtctatcggaaacagcctttctacttcttcagaggtagaggtatggactgcgtacatcttaccccccagaccccactaggtgggaatacactgggtttgttgttgttgttgtagttagcTACAGTGTGTTAAACTGTGTATTTTTGTCCACATGTTATTTACCCACAGTTCATACAAGAAATCAATTAATCCAAGTTGCTAGCCAGTGCCCTGAAGTCTAAACGAAATCTGATATCATATTAAGCATCAGGTTCAGCAACACTGCTAACTTGGTGCCACGAGTGTTCTAATCACAAATTCCAGGTTAAATTACTTCAAAAAACAATAGAAATCAAGGAGCATTTGTTATATTTAATCTAGAATAGAAACAGAGAATGCAAACTCACAATTGGGACTCCAGGATGCGCATAAACCCCACCATGAGCATATAGTGCTGCATAAGGGGTGCCATAAGGTGGTATCATAGGCTGCAAGAGTAAAGGACCAAATTAGTCGTGAAGCACTTTACGTCCGATGATAAGTTTCCTTTCAAAGAGATTAATATAGTTCGACAAAGAAACAGAAAACTTGTGCCTGGAAAATACCTGTGGCCCCCACATATAAGGATGGGGGGTATGACCAGGTGCAACAGCTGAATTGAAATATGCAGGTACAGCTACTCGAGGACCATAATATGCCTGAAGAGTTAAGTAGCTAAGCCCAAACgttcattcataaaacatttcaATTCTCAGTATGTTTACAAAATGAATAATTGTATTGACCTGCATGGCCGCCCAATCAGGATAGACATGGAGATTGCTCTGGTCCT contains:
- the LOC107839268 gene encoding transcriptional activator TAF-1 → MGNSEDGKSCKLEKPSSPAPDQSNLHVYPDWAAMQAYYGPRVAVPAYFNSAVAPGHTPHPYMWGPQPMIPPYGTPYAALYAHGGVYAHPGVPIGSHPPSHGMATSPAVSQAMDGASLSLDASAKSSGNSERGLMKKLKEFEGLAMSLGNGSADNVEGGTDNGHSQSGETEGSTDGSNTNGVGVSERSKKRSCETTPDNSGDDKSHSRRCQPSGEVSNDAEKAIVAVSPGKVAEKVTGTVLSPSMTTLEMRNPASAHMKAGPTNGSPLSPALPNEAWLQNERELKREKRKQSNRESARRSRLRKQAEAEELAVRVQSLTAENMTLKSEINKLIENSEKLKLDNAALMERLKNEQLGQTEEVSLGRIDDKRLQPVGTVNLLARVNNSGSSDRTNEEGEVYENNSSGAKLHQLLDTNPRTDAVAAG